Proteins encoded in a region of the Populus nigra chromosome 3, ddPopNigr1.1, whole genome shotgun sequence genome:
- the LOC133688744 gene encoding abscisic acid receptor PYL4-like has protein sequence MPANPPKSSLLIHRINNTTITNTTLNTTNTTTSTSCQKRWSPLTCATTPVPETVSRYHAHAVGPNQCCSAVVQQIAAPVSTVWSVVRHFDNPQAYKHFVKSCHVILGDGDVGTLREVHVISGLPAAKSTERLEILDHERHVISFSVVGGDHRLANYRSVTTLHASPTGNGTVVVESYVVDIPPGNTKEDTCVFIDTIVRCNLQSLAQIAESKNRRNNKSSS, from the coding sequence atGCCCGCTAATCCTCCAAAATCATCTCTTTTAATCCACAGAATCAACAACACCACCATAACTAACACAACCCTAAACACAACGAATACAACCACCTCAACTTCATGCCAAAAACGGTGGTCCCCTCTAACATGCGCCACCACCCCGGTTCCAGAAACCGTTTCACGCTACCACGCCCACGCTGTAGGCCCCAACCAGTGCTGCTCTGCCGTGGTACAACAAATCGCTGCCCCGGTCTCCACTGTATGGTCTGTCGTTCGCCACTTCGACAACCCACAAGCTTATAAACATTTCGTCAAGAGCTGCCACGTCATCCTCGGAGACGGTGACGTGGGTACTCTCCGTGAGGTCCACGTCATCTCGGGTCTCCCAGCTGCTAAAAGCACCGAACGCCTCGAGATCCTTGACCATGAACGACATGTCATTAGTTTTAGTGTTGTGGGTGGGGACCATAGACTTGCGAACTACAGGTCGGTTACAACTCTCCATGCGTCACCCACAGGTAACGGCACCGTCGTCGTGGAGTCTTACGTGGTAGATATTCCGCCGGGAAATACTAAAGAGGACACGTGTGTGTTTATAGATACCATAGTTCGGTGCAACCTCCAGTCACTGGCACAGATCGCGGAGAGCAAGAATAGACGCAATAATAAATCATCATCGTGA
- the LOC133687799 gene encoding uncharacterized protein At5g01610-like produces MDAVLNKVGSYWLGQKASREFNSVGDDINSLSTSIEGGTKWLVNKLKGKMQKPLPDLLKEYDLPIGIFPRDATNYEFNEETRKLTVFIPSICEVGYKDSSVVRFSTTVTGYLEKGKIADIEGMKTKVMIWVKVTCIASTGSKLNFTAGMKKTRDRGAYEVLRDGVGVDKF; encoded by the exons ATGGATGCGGTATTGAACAAGGTTGGCTCTTATTGGCTCGGTCAGAAAGCTAGCAGGGAGTTCAATTCTGTCGGCGACGACATCAAC TCATTGTCAACGAGCATTGAAGGTGGAACCAAATGGTTGGTAAATAAACTCAAAG GAAAAATGCAAAAGCCGTTACCAGATTTGCTTAAGGAGTATGACTTGCCAATAGGAATCTTCCCTCGTGATGCCACCAACTATGAGTTCAATGAAGAGACGAGAAAGCTTACTGTCTTTATTCCCTCAATCTGTGAAGTCGGCTACAAGGACTCATCTGTTGTGCGTTTTTCGACCACCGTAACTGGGTATTTGGAGAAAGGAAAAATAGCTGATATAGAGGGGATGAAGACTAAAGTGATGATTTGGGTTAAAGTGACCTGCATTGCATCTACTGGATCAAAGCTCAACTTCACAGCTGGGATGAAGAAAACCAGAGATAGAGGGGCTTATGAGGTTCTTCGAGATGGAGTGGGCGTAGATAAGTTCTGA